Proteins from one Desulfonema limicola genomic window:
- a CDS encoding AAA family ATPase — protein MEYFKILNLDKEPFSNSPDPDLFFQSCQHLTCLQRLEIAIRLKRGLNIVIGDVGTGKTTLCRQLIRKFTSDKDIETFLILDPFFDSLSEALAAIAAMFKINTDNDSKRQIKEKIKNFLFLNCVDKKKTIILIIDEGQKLNDFFIEILREFLNYETNEYKLLQIVIFAQKEFEKTLRHYKNFSDRINLFFYLQPLNFFDMKKMVWFRLQKSGYAVNNAQSLFTYPGLWKIYRQTRGYPRKIMNLCHQCILMAVIQNQNRIGWYIVRACAKREILNSGNNRYSLPCFIIFFILLSVLTGIVFSNQSFLELVKSKFIIQGNGKTINLHDKNNFNTNISGIKEFIHGKEIQEQSRISDILGQIEVKQGETLGKLVKQIYGTVNPGIIQKILEINPHIKSPNRISIGQKLSFPCIPVKINYSPDQSFLIEIANENSLESAFETLRLHTEKDDHLPIKLIPYQTDKSKRQFVLIYDQCFLEKESMQKKIDELRTRLNLQLKRLRLWDQDTIFFSVPCRK, from the coding sequence ATGGAATATTTCAAGATTCTTAATTTAGATAAAGAACCTTTTTCAAATTCACCTGATCCTGATTTGTTTTTCCAATCCTGCCAGCATCTTACATGCCTCCAAAGACTGGAAATTGCAATTCGTTTAAAAAGAGGGCTGAATATTGTAATAGGTGATGTTGGAACAGGAAAAACAACTCTTTGCCGGCAGCTTATCAGAAAATTTACCTCAGACAAAGATATTGAAACATTTCTTATACTTGATCCATTTTTTGACTCTTTATCAGAAGCTTTAGCAGCTATTGCTGCAATGTTTAAGATTAATACAGATAATGACAGCAAAAGACAAATAAAAGAAAAAATAAAAAATTTTTTATTTTTAAATTGTGTTGATAAAAAAAAGACTATTATCCTTATTATTGACGAAGGCCAGAAACTCAATGATTTTTTTATTGAAATATTAAGGGAATTTCTTAATTATGAAACAAATGAATATAAGCTTTTGCAAATTGTAATTTTTGCTCAAAAAGAGTTTGAAAAAACCTTAAGACATTATAAAAATTTTAGTGATCGAATTAATCTGTTTTTTTATTTACAGCCTTTAAATTTTTTCGATATGAAAAAAATGGTTTGGTTTCGGCTTCAAAAATCAGGTTATGCTGTCAATAATGCCCAATCCTTATTTACTTATCCCGGGTTATGGAAAATATACAGGCAGACAAGGGGGTATCCTAGGAAGATTATGAATCTTTGCCATCAATGTATTTTAATGGCTGTGATACAAAATCAAAACCGTATTGGATGGTATATTGTAAGAGCATGTGCAAAAAGAGAAATATTGAATTCAGGAAACAATAGATATTCACTGCCTTGTTTTATAATTTTTTTTATATTATTGTCTGTTTTAACAGGTATTGTATTCTCAAATCAATCGTTTTTAGAATTAGTTAAAAGTAAATTTATTATTCAGGGTAATGGAAAAACAATTAACTTGCATGATAAAAACAATTTTAATACAAATATATCCGGCATTAAAGAATTTATACATGGAAAAGAAATCCAGGAACAAAGCAGGATTTCGGATATTCTTGGACAAATAGAAGTAAAACAGGGTGAAACTCTGGGTAAACTGGTCAAACAGATTTATGGTACTGTTAACCCAGGTATTATCCAGAAAATACTTGAAATCAATCCTCATATTAAAAGTCCAAATCGTATTTCCATAGGCCAGAAGCTTTCTTTTCCCTGTATCCCTGTTAAAATCAATTATTCACCAGATCAAAGTTTTTTGATAGAAATTGCAAATGAAAACAGTCTTGAATCTGCATTTGAAACACTCAGGCTGCATACAGAAAAGGATGATCATCTTCCAATAAAATTAATTCCTTATCAGACTGATAAGTCAAAAAGACAATTTGTTTTGATTTATGATCAATGTTTTTTGGAAAAAGAATCCATGCAAAAAAAAATTGATGAGTTAAGAACCAGGTTAAATTTACAATTAAAAAGATTGAGATTATGGGACCAGGATACAATTTTTTTTTCAGTTCCATGCCGGAAATAA
- a CDS encoding AAA family ATPase translates to MKLAVSGKGGVGKTTFSSLLIRALNSSGKHVLAIDADPDANLAAAVGIKNADQIIPIAEMKDLIFERTEARPGTIGGFFKLNPKVDDLPDTLSAKFENIKLMRLGGVKKGGAGCICPESTLLRALVMHVVLARNEVVVMDMEAGIEHLGRGTAKAVDKLLVVVEPGRRSIDTAEHIRSLASQIGLTQIAVIGNKIRGKKDEDFLKNNLKDFNFLGFIPYDNALIEADLNGIAPFDANSSAVEIVMEMVKKL, encoded by the coding sequence ATGAAATTAGCAGTAAGCGGCAAAGGCGGTGTAGGAAAAACAACATTTTCATCCCTGTTAATAAGAGCATTAAATTCATCAGGAAAACATGTACTGGCTATTGATGCTGATCCAGATGCCAACCTGGCAGCAGCAGTTGGAATTAAAAATGCAGATCAAATAATACCTATTGCTGAAATGAAGGACCTGATATTTGAACGAACTGAAGCAAGGCCTGGAACTATAGGCGGTTTTTTTAAACTTAATCCTAAGGTGGACGATCTTCCTGATACTTTATCTGCTAAATTTGAAAATATAAAATTAATGCGTCTGGGAGGTGTAAAAAAAGGAGGAGCAGGCTGTATCTGTCCTGAAAGTACTCTTTTGAGAGCACTTGTAATGCATGTAGTGCTTGCAAGAAACGAGGTTGTTGTTATGGATATGGAAGCAGGAATTGAACATTTGGGCAGGGGAACTGCAAAAGCAGTTGATAAACTCCTGGTTGTTGTAGAACCTGGACGCAGAAGTATTGATACAGCAGAACATATCAGGAGTCTTGCTTCTCAAATCGGCTTAACCCAAATTGCAGTAATAGGAAATAAGATTCGCGGAAAAAAGGATGAAGATTTTTTAAAAAACAACCTCAAAGATTTTAATTTTTTAGGATTTATTCCTTACGACAATGCTCTTATTGAAGCAGATCTTAATGGTATTGCACCTTTTGATGCCAATTCTTCTGCTGTTGAAATTGTAATGGAAATGGTGAAAAAACTATAA
- a CDS encoding DUF6125 family protein has product MSDVKKFIEQSDDELLIKLLIDSFRRIIVHYGSWFAEVEHQLGMENALDVEQNVWDMSFSNQLNRIGKTLGFPVDKGVPEFIKSLPRQTLIDLIEKIGINWLANDGIWFQAVEKKHGMIDAKRCNDTCWTRFSPFEAYRIKKLLELPDNGGINALKKALAFRMYAFINEQIIEDIDENCIIFRMQNCRVQAARKRKGLPDYPCKSAGMVEYPYFARTIDNRIQTECIGCPPDEHPEEWFCAWKFFIN; this is encoded by the coding sequence ATGTCTGATGTTAAAAAATTTATAGAGCAAAGTGATGATGAATTGCTGATAAAGCTTCTGATAGACTCTTTTCGCAGAATTATAGTGCATTATGGATCCTGGTTTGCTGAGGTTGAACATCAGCTAGGTATGGAAAATGCCTTAGATGTTGAACAAAATGTCTGGGATATGAGTTTTTCAAATCAATTAAACAGAATAGGGAAAACTCTTGGTTTTCCAGTTGATAAAGGTGTACCTGAGTTCATTAAATCTTTACCTCGCCAAACTTTGATTGATTTAATAGAAAAGATAGGGATTAACTGGCTGGCAAATGATGGAATATGGTTTCAGGCAGTAGAGAAAAAACACGGTATGATTGATGCAAAGCGATGTAATGATACATGCTGGACCCGTTTTTCACCATTTGAAGCATATCGAATAAAAAAATTACTTGAGCTGCCTGATAACGGGGGAATCAATGCGTTGAAAAAAGCACTTGCATTCCGAATGTATGCTTTTATTAATGAACAGATAATCGAAGATATTGATGAAAATTGCATTATTTTTAGAATGCAGAACTGCAGGGTTCAGGCAGCAAGAAAAAGAAAAGGATTGCCTGATTATCCCTGCAAGTCAGCAGGAATGGTTGAATATCCCTATTTTGCCAGAACTATAGATAATAGAATTCAGACAGAATGTATAGGATGCCCTCCTGATGAACATCCTGAAGAATGGTTTTGTGCATGGAAGTTTTTTATAAATTAA
- the pilQ gene encoding type IV pilus secretin PilQ, which produces MHKVLKKSIRYKALLYLCIFIFSGCSINPGIKNTSFPEKTYSTDTSPIPHQVKQNKDKYSDSDKIKQNKTISANQSQEEVKVKSFKVNSSDHRLPSEKICMEMQNENISLVLRTLARGASQSIMISENVSGTVTINIQNEPWDKIFLSLLNTYGLSYEWEGNIIRIITEQDINKELKRLDVYQKKEAKQREIEKIAPLEHEVIKINYADIKGLKEIFDKILEADQSPNIGIVMIDKYTNSLVIKAAQKDIAEMKALIEVLDRPTSQIRIEARIVEATGDAARELGVEWGGIYRGKQDFWITPGIDSLADNANSGFGQNIFNGETVPNTGLIQQLPSILGETSGLNIGFVAQNIGQHILSVRLSALEKSGKLKILSSPSISTLDNQTAIIESGREVPYQTVEDKEVNIEFKKAVLSLEVTPSVIKGKVIKLSILTYKDELDFSNSVEGNPTVITKKAQTNVLLRDGQTTVIGGLRKETNSNSETGVPFLKDIPVLGSLFRKKSQSNNMEEILIFITPHIINDNNSGTEEF; this is translated from the coding sequence ATGCATAAAGTTCTTAAAAAAAGCATTAGATACAAAGCATTATTGTATTTATGTATTTTTATATTTTCAGGCTGTTCTATAAATCCTGGTATTAAAAATACCAGTTTTCCTGAAAAAACATATTCAACTGATACAAGCCCGATACCTCATCAAGTAAAACAAAATAAAGATAAATATTCTGATTCTGACAAAATAAAACAAAACAAAACAATATCTGCAAACCAGTCCCAGGAAGAAGTAAAAGTAAAGTCTTTTAAAGTCAATTCTTCAGATCATCGTCTGCCATCAGAAAAAATATGTATGGAAATGCAAAATGAGAATATAAGCCTGGTGCTGCGAACTCTTGCCAGGGGAGCCAGTCAAAGTATAATGATAAGTGAAAATGTTTCAGGCACAGTAACAATTAATATCCAAAATGAGCCATGGGACAAGATTTTTCTAAGCCTTTTAAATACATACGGGCTGAGTTATGAATGGGAAGGCAATATTATCAGGATTATTACAGAACAAGATATTAATAAAGAGTTAAAAAGACTGGATGTTTATCAGAAAAAAGAAGCCAAACAAAGAGAAATTGAGAAAATAGCTCCTCTTGAACACGAAGTCATAAAAATTAATTATGCCGATATAAAAGGCCTTAAAGAAATTTTTGACAAAATTCTTGAAGCAGATCAATCTCCCAATATTGGAATTGTAATGATAGATAAATATACAAATTCTCTGGTTATCAAGGCTGCGCAAAAAGATATTGCAGAAATGAAAGCCCTGATCGAAGTACTTGACCGTCCCACTTCTCAAATTAGAATTGAAGCAAGAATTGTTGAAGCAACAGGAGATGCAGCAAGGGAGCTTGGTGTTGAGTGGGGAGGAATTTATCGAGGTAAACAGGATTTCTGGATTACTCCTGGAATAGACAGTTTGGCAGATAATGCAAATTCAGGCTTTGGGCAGAATATTTTTAACGGCGAGACAGTTCCAAATACAGGTCTTATACAGCAGCTGCCCTCAATTTTAGGTGAAACCTCAGGGCTGAATATTGGTTTTGTTGCCCAGAATATTGGGCAGCATATACTTTCTGTCCGCTTGTCTGCTCTGGAAAAAAGTGGAAAACTCAAAATTCTTTCAAGTCCATCCATATCTACACTTGATAATCAGACAGCAATTATTGAGAGCGGCCGTGAAGTACCCTATCAGACAGTTGAAGATAAGGAGGTTAATATTGAATTTAAAAAAGCTGTTCTCAGCCTTGAAGTAACCCCCAGTGTAATAAAAGGTAAAGTGATTAAATTAAGCATTCTTACTTATAAAGATGAGCTTGATTTCAGCAATTCCGTAGAAGGTAATCCTACTGTAATTACTAAAAAAGCACAAACAAATGTTTTGCTTCGTGATGGGCAGACAACAGTAATAGGAGGATTAAGAAAAGAGACAAACAGTAATTCTGAGACAGGCGTGCCTTTTTTAAAAGACATACCTGTTTTAGGCTCATTATTCAGAAAAAAAAGCCAGAGTAATAATATGGAAGAAATTCTTATTTTTATAACACCTCATATTATCAATGATAATAACTCTGGAACAGAGGAATTTTGA
- a CDS encoding DEAD/DEAH box helicase: MKQYKQFPQKKFNPIFKKKKNLPKIKPGLDYNLKKIFSSIGIPETQPFKPDPFQIKALSIIENSDCLVTAPTGAGKTWIASEAIGRILKKGGKAWYASPLKALTNSKYIEFSDIFGPENVGILTGDRKEKPEAQIIVGTTEILRNQLYDAMSEGQDIDSNFVILDEAHYLGDIDRGVVWEEVMIYLPPRVPLLMLSATIGNARQIASWLTLIRKRQCIVVDEKKRPVPLFPLFFHPSGTIMPLLSGNKSSGQIYKKVKDFLNNKNNLSLSLPGRLPPFGDILKVLKKYNLLPAIFFLKSRADCDNALNMCEKNLNNDPDKKNHIIQIIENICLHVPHIRKHRQIRHLEQLAVGAHHSGQLPAWKLLIESLMNKGLLDAVFATSTVAAGVNFPARTIVFLNSDRYNGIEFKSLTPTEFHQMTGRAGRRGMDKIGFATAIPGKYMDIKKVSKLINAEPEDVTSQIKINFSMTLNLLLSHTSDQIEELLERSFAAYLLDNGKNSEGHEYLKNDFSRHYRFLIETGYVSQNGQLTEDGIWASQLRVDQPLLIAEGFRKGIFPEDDPNLMAAIIASFVNERETNDRLDKEIVPNKLQKCFKHVTKNLKPFQSLMFERGFGLHPFYIMPAFTMFLWAGEFHSWEKVVAISGMAEGDLAMLILRTADNLRHIIALKNVFPKAAEAALQAVEKILRDPVINLY; the protein is encoded by the coding sequence ATGAAGCAATATAAGCAATTCCCTCAAAAAAAGTTTAATCCAATTTTTAAAAAGAAAAAAAATCTCCCAAAAATAAAACCTGGTCTGGATTATAATCTTAAAAAGATTTTTTCCTCAATAGGTATTCCTGAAACACAACCTTTTAAACCTGATCCTTTTCAAATAAAAGCTCTTTCAATAATTGAAAATTCAGATTGCCTGGTAACTGCGCCAACTGGAGCAGGAAAAACCTGGATAGCAAGTGAAGCTATTGGCCGCATTTTGAAAAAAGGAGGTAAAGCCTGGTATGCATCACCGCTCAAGGCTTTGACAAATTCCAAATATATAGAATTTTCGGATATTTTCGGACCTGAAAATGTAGGTATTCTTACCGGAGACCGCAAAGAAAAACCGGAAGCCCAGATTATTGTAGGAACTACTGAAATCCTGCGTAATCAGCTTTATGATGCCATGTCTGAAGGACAAGACATTGACTCAAATTTTGTTATTCTTGATGAAGCCCACTATTTAGGAGATATAGACAGAGGGGTAGTCTGGGAAGAGGTAATGATATATCTTCCACCGCGAGTTCCCCTGCTCATGCTGTCTGCTACTATCGGCAATGCCAGACAGATTGCCAGCTGGCTGACCTTAATAAGAAAACGTCAATGTATTGTTGTTGATGAAAAAAAAAGGCCGGTTCCACTTTTTCCACTTTTTTTCCATCCATCAGGAACTATTATGCCTCTTTTGTCAGGCAATAAAAGTTCAGGCCAGATTTATAAAAAGGTGAAAGATTTTTTAAATAATAAAAACAATCTATCTCTTTCTCTTCCCGGCAGATTGCCGCCTTTTGGAGATATTTTAAAGGTACTAAAGAAATACAATCTGCTGCCTGCCATATTTTTCTTAAAATCAAGAGCTGACTGTGATAATGCTTTGAATATGTGTGAAAAAAATTTAAACAATGATCCTGATAAAAAAAACCATATTATTCAAATTATTGAAAATATTTGTTTACATGTTCCCCATATCAGGAAACACAGACAAATAAGACATCTGGAACAACTGGCAGTCGGGGCACACCACAGCGGACAACTGCCGGCCTGGAAATTATTGATTGAATCCTTGATGAACAAAGGACTTCTTGATGCTGTTTTTGCAACTTCAACAGTAGCTGCCGGAGTTAATTTTCCTGCAAGAACAATTGTGTTCTTAAATTCAGACAGATATAATGGTATTGAATTTAAATCTCTTACTCCAACAGAATTTCATCAGATGACAGGCCGTGCAGGAAGACGCGGCATGGATAAAATAGGATTTGCCACAGCTATTCCCGGTAAATACATGGATATAAAAAAGGTAAGTAAACTGATTAATGCAGAACCTGAAGATGTTACAAGCCAAATTAAAATAAATTTTTCCATGACATTAAACCTGCTTCTTTCACATACCTCAGATCAAATTGAAGAACTGCTGGAACGATCATTTGCTGCATATCTTCTTGATAATGGAAAAAATTCAGAAGGTCATGAATATCTGAAAAATGATTTTTCCAGACATTACCGCTTTTTAATAGAAACAGGTTATGTTTCGCAAAACGGACAGCTTACTGAAGATGGAATATGGGCATCACAATTGCGAGTAGATCAGCCCCTGCTTATAGCAGAAGGATTTAGAAAAGGGATTTTTCCAGAAGATGACCCTAACTTGATGGCTGCAATAATTGCATCTTTTGTAAATGAAAGAGAAACTAATGACCGGCTTGACAAAGAAATTGTTCCCAATAAACTGCAAAAATGCTTCAAACATGTAACAAAAAACCTGAAGCCTTTTCAATCACTCATGTTTGAACGAGGTTTTGGATTACATCCTTTTTACATAATGCCGGCCTTTACTATGTTTTTATGGGCAGGTGAATTTCATTCATGGGAAAAGGTTGTAGCAATTTCAGGTATGGCAGAAGGCGATCTTGCCATGCTGATTTTAAGAACTGCTGATAATCTTCGTCATATAATTGCTTTGAAAAATGTATTTCCTAAAGCAGCGGAAGCAGCACTCCAGGCTGTGGAAAAAATTTTACGAGATCCTGTTATAAATTTGTATTAA
- a CDS encoding GspE/PulE family protein, which translates to MKIRLGDILLKQSIITQEQLDNALKEQKKTGLKLGQVLTIRGLINELQVVNMLCEQLNIERFRPEAYPPDQSLSKLISADIVKTHQVVPVKLEGNLLSLAMVDPLDIEAIDFIEDHIEKEVKVIVCAEQELNELVRHIYGANLGINEFIDTIHNPEDMAEENVWAGNPDLEVGKLRGMAQEAPVVRLVNEILSQAAREGASDVHISPEKDTIQVRFRIDGKLHDIPSPPKSLILPILSRLKLLASMDIAILRTPQDGRFTVKMNHREINIRASTIPTIYGENLVLRLLDTSSGVFSLNQIGMSESDIQKTESALNKPYGMILSTGPTGSGKTTTLYSILKDLNKPDVNIITLEDPVEYRVDKIRQTQLNRKAGMTFASGIRSILRQDPDVIMVGEIRDSETAGIAVQSALTGHKVLSTLHTNNAAGAITRFLDMGIAPFLLSSVLLILIAQRLVRQVCPVCKKAFEPTDAALKYWGIDKDNSMNCVQAAGCFNCMNTGYKGRTGIFEVLLIDEMIQDMIIRNKAAHEITLAAQRIGKLNTLKDNAAEKVRSGLTTMEEASSVVMI; encoded by the coding sequence ATGAAAATAAGGCTTGGTGATATTTTATTAAAACAAAGCATTATTACTCAAGAACAGCTTGACAATGCATTAAAAGAACAAAAGAAAACTGGATTGAAGCTGGGACAGGTACTGACTATCAGAGGTCTTATTAATGAACTGCAAGTTGTTAATATGCTTTGTGAACAATTAAACATAGAGCGATTCAGGCCCGAAGCATATCCGCCTGATCAAAGTCTCAGTAAATTAATATCAGCAGATATTGTTAAAACACATCAGGTAGTACCTGTAAAATTAGAAGGTAATTTACTTTCTCTTGCGATGGTAGATCCTCTTGATATTGAGGCAATTGATTTTATTGAAGATCATATTGAAAAAGAAGTAAAGGTAATTGTTTGTGCAGAACAGGAACTAAATGAACTTGTTCGTCATATATATGGAGCAAATCTTGGTATAAATGAATTTATTGATACTATTCATAATCCTGAAGATATGGCAGAAGAAAATGTTTGGGCAGGAAATCCTGATCTTGAGGTAGGCAAGTTAAGGGGTATGGCTCAAGAAGCACCTGTTGTACGCCTGGTAAATGAAATTTTATCCCAGGCAGCCCGTGAAGGAGCCAGTGATGTTCATATAAGCCCTGAAAAAGATACTATTCAGGTAAGATTTCGTATAGATGGAAAGCTTCATGATATTCCATCACCTCCCAAAAGTCTCATTTTACCCATATTATCAAGGCTTAAGCTGCTGGCAAGTATGGATATTGCAATCCTCAGAACTCCCCAGGACGGCAGGTTTACTGTAAAAATGAATCACAGGGAGATAAATATAAGGGCTTCTACCATACCTACTATATATGGTGAAAATCTTGTTCTCCGTCTTCTTGATACAAGCAGCGGGGTTTTTTCCCTGAATCAGATTGGAATGTCTGAATCTGATATTCAAAAAACCGAATCAGCTTTAAATAAACCTTATGGCATGATTTTAAGTACAGGTCCCACAGGAAGCGGAAAAACAACTACTTTATATTCTATTTTAAAAGACTTGAACAAGCCTGATGTAAATATTATTACCCTTGAAGATCCTGTGGAATATCGTGTTGACAAGATAAGACAGACTCAGCTAAATCGTAAAGCAGGTATGACCTTTGCCAGTGGAATAAGATCAATACTTCGCCAGGACCCTGATGTTATAATGGTTGGAGAAATCAGGGACAGTGAAACAGCGGGTATTGCTGTGCAGTCTGCTCTCACAGGACATAAGGTGTTAAGCACACTTCATACCAATAATGCAGCAGGAGCTATTACCAGGTTTTTGGATATGGGTATAGCCCCGTTTCTTCTTTCTTCTGTTTTATTAATATTAATTGCCCAGCGCCTGGTCCGGCAGGTATGTCCAGTTTGCAAAAAAGCTTTTGAACCAACTGACGCAGCTTTAAAATACTGGGGTATTGATAAAGATAACAGTATGAATTGTGTACAGGCCGCAGGATGTTTTAATTGCATGAACACAGGTTATAAAGGCAGAACAGGTATTTTTGAAGTACTGCTTATTGATGAAATGATTCAGGATATGATAATAAGAAATAAAGCAGCTCATGAAATCACTCTCGCAGCCCAGAGAATTGGAAAACTCAATACCCTGAAAGACAATGCTGCTGAAAAAGTAAGATCAGGCCTGACAACGATGGAAGAAGCCAGTTCAGTTGTCATGATCTGA
- the amrA gene encoding AmmeMemoRadiSam system protein A — MSILSNKEKKELLKLARSIIAAELNADKKVYYPDKIPESLEQKQGCFVTLHKNNNLRGCIGNIEPSKSLISGIKENAINAAFRDPRFPPLKLDELEKIEIEISILTVPEPLDYEDYEDLKAKLKPGIHGVIISKGWKKSTFLPQVWKQLPDKEIFLSHLCLKAGMDKDCWKDKNLDVKVYEVEYFSE, encoded by the coding sequence ATGTCAATCTTAAGTAACAAAGAAAAAAAAGAACTTCTTAAATTAGCGCGTTCAATTATAGCAGCAGAGTTAAATGCTGATAAAAAAGTTTATTATCCTGATAAGATTCCTGAATCACTGGAACAAAAACAAGGATGTTTTGTTACTCTCCATAAAAATAATAATTTAAGAGGCTGTATTGGTAATATTGAGCCTTCAAAATCCTTGATTTCAGGCATAAAAGAAAATGCAATAAATGCTGCTTTTCGAGATCCTCGCTTTCCTCCTTTGAAATTAGATGAACTGGAAAAAATTGAGATAGAAATAAGTATATTGACTGTACCTGAGCCTCTTGATTATGAAGATTATGAGGATTTGAAGGCAAAATTGAAGCCAGGGATACATGGTGTAATAATTTCAAAAGGCTGGAAAAAATCAACATTTCTGCCTCAAGTATGGAAACAACTTCCTGATAAAGAAATTTTTTTATCTCATCTTTGTTTAAAAGCAGGAATGGATAAAGATTGCTGGAAAGATAAAAACCTGGATGTTAAAGTATATGAAGTAGAATATTTTTCAGAATAA
- a CDS encoding SurA N-terminal domain-containing protein, whose product MLKLMRDYAGSWLIKIILGAIVIVFVFWGVGSFSSQKNIKIASVNQEVITLDDYRPIYNRLINQYRNQFGNTLDDNMIKSLGIKKQAMDQLVDRTLLQQEASNLNFRISDEELAESIKSIPDFQTNGVFDNKKYTKLLTLNRLNPQTFEDSRRQDMILERLNSFILGNVKVSEQEALEWYQWNNASVKIDYALFSPDNYKEIENSEQELEEYFEKNKESYKTEAKVRIQYIHFNPDNYLDKVILTDEDISDYYDSNLDEFTNPKTVEARHILFKADQNSTPEEVEKKKEKADEILKMAKDGKDFAELAKEYSEGPSKDKGGYLGTFKKDAMVKPFSDKAFSMKEGEISEPVQTQFGWHIIKVEKVNEAYTKTLEDASSQIRDKLSRDKSKIIAYEDAQSLYDSAYEDDDLKIIANSRNIEVIETDFFTQDKGPEGLKNSSKFASEAFKLPEMELSKVYDFEDGYYILQVLEKMPREISNFEDVKEKVNSDLIKQKQDEKAKADAEAFLAALISGQDIGSESKKYNIEIKTTDFIKRNAPIPEIGYEKQISQQAFQLSDNTRLPETPIKSSNGYYVISFKEKKMAEPDNFEKEKTSIKERLLRQKQYQTFSKWLGNLKDRSEIIIEDEFLN is encoded by the coding sequence ATGCTCAAGTTAATGCGGGATTATGCAGGCAGTTGGTTAATAAAAATTATACTCGGTGCAATTGTCATTGTTTTTGTATTCTGGGGAGTAGGAAGTTTTAGTTCTCAAAAAAATATCAAAATAGCATCTGTAAACCAAGAAGTAATAACCTTAGATGATTACAGACCAATATATAACAGGCTTATTAACCAGTATCGAAATCAGTTTGGAAATACTCTTGATGATAACATGATTAAAAGTCTTGGTATAAAAAAACAGGCAATGGATCAGCTAGTTGATAGAACCCTTCTCCAGCAGGAAGCCTCAAATTTGAACTTCAGGATTTCTGATGAAGAACTGGCGGAATCCATAAAATCAATACCTGATTTTCAGACAAACGGAGTTTTTGACAACAAAAAATATACTAAATTATTAACTCTAAACAGGCTGAATCCTCAAACCTTTGAAGACAGCCGCAGACAAGACATGATTCTAGAGCGATTAAATTCATTTATATTAGGTAATGTCAAAGTTTCTGAACAGGAAGCTCTTGAATGGTACCAGTGGAATAATGCATCTGTTAAAATTGATTATGCTCTTTTTAGTCCTGACAATTATAAAGAAATAGAAAATTCTGAACAAGAATTAGAAGAATATTTTGAAAAAAATAAGGAATCCTATAAAACAGAAGCTAAAGTAAGAATTCAATATATCCATTTCAATCCAGATAACTACCTCGACAAAGTAATATTAACAGATGAGGATATAAGCGATTATTATGATTCTAATTTAGACGAATTTACAAATCCTAAAACAGTTGAAGCACGTCATATCCTTTTTAAGGCTGATCAGAACAGTACACCTGAAGAAGTGGAAAAGAAAAAAGAAAAAGCTGATGAAATTTTAAAAATGGCTAAAGATGGAAAAGATTTTGCCGAACTGGCTAAAGAATATTCCGAAGGTCCAAGCAAAGATAAAGGGGGCTATCTTGGAACATTTAAAAAAGATGCTATGGTTAAACCATTTTCCGACAAGGCTTTTTCAATGAAAGAAGGAGAAATCAGTGAACCTGTTCAAACTCAATTTGGATGGCATATTATCAAGGTTGAAAAAGTGAATGAGGCATATACAAAAACACTTGAAGATGCAAGCAGTCAAATTCGTGATAAATTGTCCAGAGATAAGTCTAAGATTATTGCTTATGAAGATGCTCAATCTTTATATGATTCAGCTTATGAAGATGATGATTTAAAAATAATTGCAAATTCTCGAAATATTGAGGTAATTGAAACAGATTTTTTTACACAGGATAAAGGCCCCGAAGGTTTAAAAAATTCATCAAAATTTGCATCTGAAGCATTCAAATTACCTGAAATGGAATTAAGTAAGGTTTATGATTTTGAAGATGGTTATTATATTCTTCAAGTTCTTGAAAAAATGCCCAGAGAAATATCAAACTTTGAAGATGTTAAAGAAAAAGTAAACTCAGACTTGATAAAACAAAAGCAGGATGAAAAGGCAAAAGCTGATGCTGAAGCATTTCTGGCAGCACTGATATCAGGGCAGGATATAGGTTCTGAAAGTAAAAAATATAATATTGAAATAAAAACTACTGATTTTATAAAAAGAAATGCTCCAATACCTGAAATTGGATATGAAAAACAAATATCACAGCAGGCTTTTCAGCTTTCTGACAATACAAGATTGCCTGAAACTCCAATAAAAAGCAGTAACGGTTATTATGTTATCAGTTTTAAAGAGAAGAAAATGGCTGAACCAGATAATTTTGAAAAAGAAAAAACATCTATCAAGGAAAGACTTTTAAGACAAAAACAATATCAGACCTTTAGTAAATGGCTGGGAAATTTAAAAGATAGAAGTGAAATTATTATTGAAGATGAATTTCTGAATTAG